In Fundulus heteroclitus isolate FHET01 chromosome 18, MU-UCD_Fhet_4.1, whole genome shotgun sequence, a single genomic region encodes these proteins:
- the LOC105923446 gene encoding EH domain-containing protein 2 isoform X1 has product MSIRRFWSSPKTLGDVNVVTEELKNLYYKRLLSIEKHYSFHHFHSPSYEDADFDNKPMVLVMGQYSTGKTTFIRYLLEEEFPGSRVGPEPTTDCFTALMYGEEERVIPGNAITVDPKKPFRNLDPFGNSFLNRFQCVQMPNPVLESISIIDTPGILTAAKRKLSRGYDFPAVLRWFAERVDRIILLFDAHKLEFSDELTRAFGALYGYEDKLRVVLNKADRVDSQQLMRVYGALMWSLGKVFRTPEILRVYIGSFWSEPRLRCDHYELIELEEEDLLTDIRNLPRNAAVRKLNDLVKRARLVRAHAHIIGYLKQEMPTIFCKDSKKHSLIYELPVIFTKIQQQHRVPAGDFPDCTKMQVKQEKLLGQDFSKFKTLKPSLMSSLDKLLTTDIAGLVPLLQQQELKKKSLPAVLDGEFLGTFRRDQFREDPFKEMFKDDEISETDCDEWAVEKYKPKYDEIFYNLSPQDGKLSGTKVKEWMTTTHLPHSVLAHIWKLSDVDRDGMMDSEEFALAVHLIEGKLGGHWLPRELPSHLVPPSKRCSTSSDTTV; this is encoded by the exons ATGTCTATCCGGAGGTTCTGGAGCAGCCCGAAAACCCTGGGAGACGTCAACGTGGTGACGGAGGAGCTGAAGAACCTTTATTACAAGAGGCTGCTGTCGATCGAGAAGCACTACTCCTTTCATCACTTCCATTCCCCGAGCTATGAGGACGCCGACTTTGACAACAAGCCAATGGTGCTGGTGATGGGTCAGTACTCGACTGGTAAGACGACTTTTATCAG GTATCTCCTGGAGGAAGAGTTCCCCGGCAGCAGGGTCGGGCCGGAGCCAACCACTGACTGCTTCACCGCGCTCATGTACGGAGAGGAGGAGCGGGTCATCCCTGGGAACGCCATCACGGTGGATCCGAAGAAACCCTTTCGTAACCTTGACCCGTTTGGAAACTCTTTTCTGAACAG ATTTCAGTGTGTCCAGATGCCAAATCCCGTCCTTGAGAGCATCAGCATCATCGACACGCCCGGCATCTTAACTGCTGCTAAGCGTAAACTTAGCCGAG GCTACGACTTCCCAGCAGTGCTGCGCTGGTTTGCAGAGCGCGTGGATCGGATCATCCTGCTGTTCGATGCCCACAAACTGGAGTTCTCCGACGAGCTCACCAGGGCCTTCGGGGCTCTGTACGGCTATGAGGACAAGCTGCGTGTGGTTCTCAACAAGGCGGACAGGGTGGACTCCCAGCAGCTCATGAGAGTCTACGGCGCCCTCATGTGGTCGCTGGGGAAAGTGTTCCGAACCCCTGAAATCCTGCGGGTCTACATCGGATCTTTCTGGTCGGAGCCGAGGCTGAGGTGCGACCACTACGAGCTGATAGAGCTGGAGGAAGAGGACCTGCTGACGGATATAAGGAACCTGCCGCGCAACGCCGCAGTGAGGAAGCTGAACGacctggtgaagagggcacgtTTAGTCAGG GCTCATGCACACATTATCGGCTATCTGAAGCAGGAGATGCCAACGATCTTTTGCAAAGATAGCAAGAAGCACAGCCTGATCTATGAGCTTCCTGTTATTTTCACCAAGATTCAGCAACAGCATCGAGTCCCGGCCGGTGACTTCCCTGACTGCACCAAGATGCAGGTCAAACAA GAGAAACTTTTGGGTCAGGATTTCTCCAAGTTCAAGACTCTGAAGCCAAGCCTGATGAGCTCCTTGGACAAGCTGCTAACCACCGACATAGCCGGCCTGGTTCCTTTGCTCCAGCAGCAAGAGCTGAAGAAGAAATCGCTGCCTGCCGTGTTGGACGGCGAATTTCTGGGAACGTTCCGACGCGACCAGTTCAGGGAAGATCCCTTTAAGGAGATGTTCAAAGACGACGAGATCAGCGAAACAGATTGCGATGAATGGGCCGTGGAGAAGTACAAGCCGAAATACGACGAGATCTTCTACAACCTGAGTCCGCAGGATGGCAAACTCAGCGGCACCAAAGTCAAAGAGTGGATGACCACTACTCATTTGCCCCATTCTGTGCTTGCTCACATCTGGAAGCTGTCGGACGTCGACAGGGATGGCATGATGGACAGTGAGGAGTTCGCCCTGGCGGTCCATCTCATTGAGGGAAAGCTGGGTGGACACTGGCTGCCCAGAGAGCTGCCTTCCCACCTAGTGCCGCCCTCTAAACGGTGCAGTACATCCAGTGACACCACGGTCTAA
- the LOC105923446 gene encoding EH domain-containing protein 2 isoform X2 produces MSIRRFWSSPKTLGDVNVVTEELKNLYYKRLLSIEKHYSFHHFHSPSYEDADFDNKPMVLVMGQYSTGKTTFIRYLLEEEFPGSRVGPEPTTDCFTALMYGEEERVIPGNAITVDPKKPFRNLDPFGNSFLNRFQCVQMPNPVLESISIIDTPGILTAAKRKLSRGYDFPAVLRWFAERVDRIILLFDAHKLEFSDELTRAFGALYGYEDKLRVVLNKADRVDSQQLMRVYGALMWSLGKVFRTPEILRVYIGSFWSEPRLRCDHYELIELEEEDLLTDIRNLPRNAAVRKLNDLVKRARLVRAHAHIIGYLKQEMPTIFCKDSKKHSLIYELPVIFTKIQQQHRVPAGDFPDCTKMQEKLLGQDFSKFKTLKPSLMSSLDKLLTTDIAGLVPLLQQQELKKKSLPAVLDGEFLGTFRRDQFREDPFKEMFKDDEISETDCDEWAVEKYKPKYDEIFYNLSPQDGKLSGTKVKEWMTTTHLPHSVLAHIWKLSDVDRDGMMDSEEFALAVHLIEGKLGGHWLPRELPSHLVPPSKRCSTSSDTTV; encoded by the exons ATGTCTATCCGGAGGTTCTGGAGCAGCCCGAAAACCCTGGGAGACGTCAACGTGGTGACGGAGGAGCTGAAGAACCTTTATTACAAGAGGCTGCTGTCGATCGAGAAGCACTACTCCTTTCATCACTTCCATTCCCCGAGCTATGAGGACGCCGACTTTGACAACAAGCCAATGGTGCTGGTGATGGGTCAGTACTCGACTGGTAAGACGACTTTTATCAG GTATCTCCTGGAGGAAGAGTTCCCCGGCAGCAGGGTCGGGCCGGAGCCAACCACTGACTGCTTCACCGCGCTCATGTACGGAGAGGAGGAGCGGGTCATCCCTGGGAACGCCATCACGGTGGATCCGAAGAAACCCTTTCGTAACCTTGACCCGTTTGGAAACTCTTTTCTGAACAG ATTTCAGTGTGTCCAGATGCCAAATCCCGTCCTTGAGAGCATCAGCATCATCGACACGCCCGGCATCTTAACTGCTGCTAAGCGTAAACTTAGCCGAG GCTACGACTTCCCAGCAGTGCTGCGCTGGTTTGCAGAGCGCGTGGATCGGATCATCCTGCTGTTCGATGCCCACAAACTGGAGTTCTCCGACGAGCTCACCAGGGCCTTCGGGGCTCTGTACGGCTATGAGGACAAGCTGCGTGTGGTTCTCAACAAGGCGGACAGGGTGGACTCCCAGCAGCTCATGAGAGTCTACGGCGCCCTCATGTGGTCGCTGGGGAAAGTGTTCCGAACCCCTGAAATCCTGCGGGTCTACATCGGATCTTTCTGGTCGGAGCCGAGGCTGAGGTGCGACCACTACGAGCTGATAGAGCTGGAGGAAGAGGACCTGCTGACGGATATAAGGAACCTGCCGCGCAACGCCGCAGTGAGGAAGCTGAACGacctggtgaagagggcacgtTTAGTCAGG GCTCATGCACACATTATCGGCTATCTGAAGCAGGAGATGCCAACGATCTTTTGCAAAGATAGCAAGAAGCACAGCCTGATCTATGAGCTTCCTGTTATTTTCACCAAGATTCAGCAACAGCATCGAGTCCCGGCCGGTGACTTCCCTGACTGCACCAAGATGCAG GAGAAACTTTTGGGTCAGGATTTCTCCAAGTTCAAGACTCTGAAGCCAAGCCTGATGAGCTCCTTGGACAAGCTGCTAACCACCGACATAGCCGGCCTGGTTCCTTTGCTCCAGCAGCAAGAGCTGAAGAAGAAATCGCTGCCTGCCGTGTTGGACGGCGAATTTCTGGGAACGTTCCGACGCGACCAGTTCAGGGAAGATCCCTTTAAGGAGATGTTCAAAGACGACGAGATCAGCGAAACAGATTGCGATGAATGGGCCGTGGAGAAGTACAAGCCGAAATACGACGAGATCTTCTACAACCTGAGTCCGCAGGATGGCAAACTCAGCGGCACCAAAGTCAAAGAGTGGATGACCACTACTCATTTGCCCCATTCTGTGCTTGCTCACATCTGGAAGCTGTCGGACGTCGACAGGGATGGCATGATGGACAGTGAGGAGTTCGCCCTGGCGGTCCATCTCATTGAGGGAAAGCTGGGTGGACACTGGCTGCCCAGAGAGCTGCCTTCCCACCTAGTGCCGCCCTCTAAACGGTGCAGTACATCCAGTGACACCACGGTCTAA